A single Lycorma delicatula isolate Av1 chromosome 12, ASM4794821v1, whole genome shotgun sequence DNA region contains:
- the LOC142332965 gene encoding uncharacterized protein LOC142332965: MEDTNFDVCMFLKEYEKYPCLYDKNNAYFKCRITRSEAEEALLSLTDVNDINTLRKKIKSIHCAYSQEVKKIKIGSKDGKVYVSELPWFNVADNFLKCLNDLSSESSFEVLTGGSSDNERHKDVTDFEHFFNNDQFIRSKLTPHVSSNILNKTDDDDDTSTSVSLLKRTKFKKRCNKSSSENDILNILKTHLCTNQLNSNNEFIAFGNSIAIQLQKMPLELALQLQADIQSLISTKRLEHLRLNLNSNSN, encoded by the exons atggaAGATACTAATTttgatgtatgtatgtttttaaaagaatatgaaaaatatcctTGTTTATACGATAAGAACAATGcatattttaaatgtagaattacACGAAGTGAAGCCGAAGAAGCACTTTTAAGTTTAACTGATGTTAATGACATAAATACTCTtcgaaaaaagataaaaagcatTCATTGTGCTTATTCTCAagaagttaagaaaattaaaatcggtTCTAAAGATGGAAAAGTTTATGTATCTGAGCTACCTTGGTTTAATGTTGCTGATaactttctaaaatgtttaaatgactTATCTTCCGAATCAAGTTtt gaAGTACTGACTGGTGGTAGTTCAGATAATGAAAGACATAAAGATGTTACTGattttgaacacttttttaataatgatcaGTTTATTCGTTCTAAATTAACACCACATGTTTCatcaaacatattaaataaaactgacgATGATGATGATACAAGTACTAGTGTATCATTGTTAaagagaacaaaatttaaaaaacgttgtaaTAAATCGTCATCTGAAAATgacatattaaacatattaaaaactcATTTATGCACGAATCagttaaattcaaataatgaatttattgctTTTGGTAATTCAATTGCTATTCAGTTACAAAAAATGCCGTTAGAGCTCGCTTTACAATTACAAGCTGATATACAATCGTTAATATCAACTAAACGTTTAGAACACcttcgtttaaatttaaattcaaatagtaattaa